A genomic window from Sanguibacter antarcticus includes:
- a CDS encoding NAD-dependent epimerase/dehydratase family protein: MKVLVTGASGLLGGAVAAGLRDAGHEVRTFQRRPSGVPGVEDVLGSVTVPDDVQRAVAGVDAAVHLAAKVSFAGDPADFERVNVEGTRTLLDALRTAHVERLVFVSSPSVAHAGSSIVGDDATAADPEHARGDYARTKAKAELLALAADSADLRVVAVRPHIVWGPGDTQLVERVVERARAGRLPLLDHGAALIDTTYIDNAASAIVAALHRVDAVHGNAYVVTNGEPRPVAELLAGICAAAGVRAPAWRVPAGLARAAGSAIEAVWRVRPGEDEPPMTRFLAEQLSTAHWFDQRRTRTALEWEPQVSVDEGLRRLAHHYRR; encoded by the coding sequence GTGAAGGTGCTCGTCACGGGAGCGAGCGGGCTCCTCGGCGGTGCCGTCGCAGCAGGCCTGCGCGACGCCGGTCACGAGGTCAGGACGTTCCAGCGCCGCCCTTCCGGGGTACCTGGGGTCGAGGACGTCCTCGGCTCCGTGACGGTTCCGGACGACGTACAGCGCGCGGTCGCCGGGGTCGACGCCGCGGTGCACCTCGCCGCGAAGGTGTCGTTCGCCGGTGATCCTGCCGACTTCGAGCGGGTCAACGTCGAGGGCACCCGCACGCTCCTGGACGCGCTGCGCACCGCCCACGTCGAGCGGCTGGTCTTCGTGTCGTCCCCGTCTGTCGCGCACGCAGGCTCGTCCATCGTCGGGGACGACGCGACAGCTGCCGACCCTGAGCACGCGCGAGGGGACTACGCCCGCACCAAGGCGAAGGCCGAGCTGCTCGCCCTCGCGGCAGACTCCGCCGACCTCCGGGTGGTGGCCGTGCGCCCGCACATCGTGTGGGGGCCGGGCGACACCCAGCTCGTCGAGCGCGTCGTCGAGCGGGCACGCGCCGGACGGCTGCCCCTGCTCGACCACGGTGCTGCACTCATCGACACGACCTACATCGACAACGCCGCGTCGGCGATCGTCGCCGCGCTGCACCGGGTCGATGCTGTGCACGGCAACGCCTACGTCGTGACGAACGGCGAGCCACGGCCGGTCGCCGAGCTGCTCGCAGGGATCTGCGCGGCAGCCGGCGTGCGTGCTCCGGCATGGCGCGTGCCCGCTGGTCTCGCGCGCGCGGCGGGTTCGGCGATCGAGGCCGTGTGGCGCGTCCGCCCGGGCGAAGACGAGCCGCCGATGACCCGCTTCCTCGCGGAACAGCTCTCCACCGCCCACTGGTTCGACCAGCGCCGCACCCGCACCGCCCTGGAGTGGGAGCCGCAGGTCAGCGTAGACGAGGGCCTCCGCCGCCTGGCGCACCACTACCGCCGCTGA
- a CDS encoding oxygenase MpaB family protein, translated as MNPLNLVRSRLSDGLFQMVAGDDGPAARERIHTTPGERWFPAGSPIHRVHGDASMYVGGIRALLLQSLHPLAMAGVDDFSDFRTDVWGRLARTSTFLADTTFGTAEHAERAVRIVRAVHKRIVGTAPDGRPYAASDPHLLTWVHVAEVDSFLTAHQAFGAHPLTVAECDTYVEQASLVATKLGASDVPTSRAALAACLEAFRPELESTPAALDVGKFLLRDAPLPWVAKPPYAILCRGAVSTLPRWAREPLDLSDSPCLDRTVGRAAGQVSTRALRWLNNAQPVPAEATHL; from the coding sequence GTGAATCCTCTGAACCTTGTCCGGTCTCGGCTCAGCGACGGGCTGTTTCAGATGGTCGCCGGAGACGACGGCCCCGCCGCACGCGAACGTATCCACACGACGCCCGGGGAGCGGTGGTTTCCCGCCGGGAGCCCGATCCATCGCGTGCACGGCGACGCGTCGATGTACGTCGGCGGCATCCGGGCGCTGCTCCTGCAGTCGCTCCACCCGCTCGCGATGGCGGGCGTCGACGACTTCTCCGACTTCCGTACCGACGTGTGGGGCCGCCTCGCCCGCACGAGCACCTTCCTCGCTGACACGACCTTCGGGACCGCCGAGCACGCCGAGCGCGCGGTCCGGATCGTGCGCGCCGTGCACAAGCGCATCGTCGGGACGGCACCCGACGGTCGCCCCTACGCGGCCAGCGACCCTCACCTGCTCACCTGGGTGCACGTCGCCGAGGTCGACAGCTTCCTCACCGCACACCAGGCGTTCGGCGCGCACCCGCTGACCGTGGCCGAGTGCGACACGTACGTCGAGCAGGCGTCGCTCGTCGCGACGAAGCTCGGGGCGAGCGACGTCCCGACGTCTCGCGCCGCTCTCGCTGCGTGCCTCGAGGCGTTCCGCCCCGAGCTCGAGTCGACTCCCGCAGCGCTCGACGTGGGGAAGTTCCTCCTGCGCGACGCGCCCCTGCCATGGGTGGCCAAGCCGCCCTACGCGATCCTGTGCCGCGGGGCCGTCTCGACGCTGCCCCGCTGGGCGCGCGAGCCGCTCGACCTCTCCGACTCGCCGTGCCTGGACCGGACCGTCGGGCGGGCAGCAGGACAGGTGAGCACCCGCGCGCTGCGCTGGCTCAACAACGCTCAGCCCGTCCCGGCGGAGGCGACGCACCTGTAA
- a CDS encoding mycothiol transferase, with protein sequence MTALDILSDGFDRVREGVREVADSLTTDQLDVRPAEDANSVAWLLWHTSRVQDAQMAALAGTPEVWTASGWADRFGLDLDPTETGYGHTQEQVAAVRGVTSEQLVGYHEATVERTREILAGMTEADLVRVIDESYDPPVTVGVRVLSILADDLEHVGQAVFVRGMVEHA encoded by the coding sequence GTGACCGCTCTCGATATCTTGTCCGACGGCTTCGACCGTGTCCGCGAAGGAGTCCGGGAGGTCGCTGACTCGCTCACGACCGACCAGCTCGACGTGCGGCCCGCCGAGGACGCCAACTCCGTGGCGTGGCTCTTGTGGCACACGTCGCGCGTCCAGGACGCCCAGATGGCGGCGCTCGCGGGCACCCCAGAGGTGTGGACCGCTTCAGGCTGGGCCGACCGGTTCGGCCTCGACCTCGACCCGACGGAGACGGGATACGGTCACACGCAGGAGCAGGTCGCGGCGGTCCGCGGAGTCACCTCCGAACAGCTCGTCGGGTATCACGAGGCGACCGTCGAGCGCACCCGGGAGATCCTCGCGGGGATGACCGAGGCGGACCTCGTCCGCGTGATCGACGAGTCCTACGACCCGCCCGTGACGGTCGGCGTCCGTGTGCTGAGCATCCTCGCCGACGACCTCGAGCACGTCGGCCAGGCGGTCTTCGTCCGCGGGATGGTCGAGCACGCCTGA
- a CDS encoding DUF5691 domain-containing protein encodes MTVDLDDTLDPWDGLVTAALLGAARRPVDPSALPGIVGAAGARLPETDPAARLLDAAALMTAARRAALTPSRLPAPTTEDTTGADDATDVRRRRPASISPDDVAPPVSRAAARRLDDLLSGSRRDADALLVHWLRTAAQRGLRAPADRLPALLDWAARTTTPADLLPVLGERGRWLATHQKRWRRTLTVDDGPGTDSTDSTDATDGADLSTDAPVQAPSDQTWTHGTPHERQVWFRALRRAAPESARTALLALDWNRQDGETRLALVVALSQGLCLADEEVLDRALADRRKDVRAAAARLLVQIPDGRFQTQAAARALACIRVEHPPRPSLVARRPAPRIVVTLPDADDPTPWPAGMLETPRGTGARAWLLRHLVEAAPVRLWSQHTGLTPDALVALPVADDLSEEVHLGWAQAAVRDGDQTWARALAPTTFGSLYIDLLRLLPLEERVAHVVATLVADTVDGPSGRPAKAGSDEPTTGRRLIDASSALASVAGPWPAEMTAAVVRWLATSPAHGWDHGAITRQAARDLPDDAATEARVRAAAADVPPDNPRHQTILSLADTLLYRRQMIEELQ; translated from the coding sequence GTGACTGTCGATCTGGACGACACCCTGGACCCGTGGGACGGCCTGGTCACGGCTGCCCTGCTCGGGGCGGCCCGACGCCCGGTGGACCCGTCCGCCCTTCCCGGGATCGTGGGCGCCGCCGGCGCACGTCTCCCCGAGACCGACCCTGCCGCCCGGCTGCTGGACGCCGCGGCGCTCATGACCGCGGCGCGCCGGGCAGCGCTCACCCCCAGCAGGCTCCCCGCGCCCACCACGGAGGACACGACCGGAGCCGACGACGCGACCGACGTGCGTCGCCGTCGCCCGGCGTCGATCTCGCCCGACGACGTGGCACCGCCGGTCTCCCGAGCGGCCGCACGACGCCTCGACGACCTCCTCTCCGGCTCCCGACGTGACGCCGACGCCCTGCTCGTGCACTGGCTGCGCACCGCAGCCCAGCGCGGTCTGCGCGCACCCGCCGACCGGCTCCCGGCCCTGCTGGACTGGGCTGCGCGGACCACGACCCCCGCCGACCTGCTCCCCGTCCTCGGGGAACGTGGCCGCTGGCTCGCCACGCACCAGAAGCGCTGGCGGCGCACGCTCACCGTCGACGACGGCCCCGGCACAGACAGCACGGACAGCACCGACGCCACCGACGGCGCCGACCTCTCCACCGACGCGCCCGTCCAGGCGCCGTCCGACCAGACCTGGACGCACGGCACGCCCCACGAGCGCCAGGTGTGGTTCCGTGCGCTGCGCCGCGCCGCCCCGGAGAGCGCGCGCACGGCGCTGCTCGCTCTCGACTGGAACCGCCAGGACGGCGAGACCCGGCTCGCGCTCGTCGTAGCCCTCTCGCAGGGGCTCTGCCTCGCGGACGAGGAGGTCCTCGACCGGGCGCTCGCCGACCGGCGCAAGGACGTGCGCGCGGCAGCAGCTCGTCTGCTCGTCCAGATCCCTGACGGCCGGTTCCAGACGCAGGCCGCCGCCCGCGCTCTGGCGTGCATCCGGGTGGAGCACCCGCCGCGGCCGAGCCTCGTGGCGCGGCGTCCTGCTCCGCGCATCGTCGTGACGCTCCCTGACGCGGACGACCCCACGCCGTGGCCCGCCGGGATGCTCGAGACGCCGCGCGGCACGGGCGCACGCGCCTGGTTGCTCAGGCACCTCGTCGAGGCGGCACCGGTGCGGCTCTGGTCGCAGCACACCGGCCTGACCCCAGACGCGCTCGTGGCGCTCCCCGTGGCCGACGACCTGTCCGAGGAAGTGCACCTGGGGTGGGCTCAGGCTGCCGTCCGGGACGGCGACCAGACCTGGGCGCGAGCGCTCGCACCGACGACCTTCGGCAGCCTCTACATCGATCTGCTGCGCCTGCTCCCGCTCGAGGAACGCGTAGCCCACGTCGTCGCGACGCTCGTCGCAGACACCGTCGACGGACCGAGCGGCCGGCCCGCGAAGGCTGGTTCCGACGAGCCGACCACCGGCCGTCGGCTCATCGACGCCAGCTCGGCGCTGGCGTCCGTCGCCGGACCGTGGCCTGCAGAGATGACCGCCGCCGTCGTGCGGTGGCTCGCGACGAGCCCCGCCCACGGCTGGGACCACGGGGCCATCACGCGCCAGGCAGCGAGAGACCTGCCCGACGACGCTGCGACCGAGGCACGCGTCCGCGCCGCCGCCGCGGACGTCCCCCCTGACAACCCCCGGCACCAGACGATCCTGTCTCTCGCCGACACCCTCCTGTACCGCCGCCAGATGATCGAGGAGCTCCAGTGA
- a CDS encoding SWIM zinc finger family protein, which translates to MSTPWSPEQVLAAAPDAASVAAGRKLSGPASWTETGASASPHALWGLCAGSGKKPYQTVIDLAVLAFKCSCPSRKFPCKHSLGLLLLWSSGNVPDQDAPSAFAAEWLEAREKRAARPAAAAGAAPADPAAAARRTARRGEQVSGGVADLDLWLRDQARTGIAGADHAGYALTEPVAARLVDAQAPGLAGAVRQLSSVAASGDGWPGRLLEDLALLRLLVVAHQRLDSLPADLAATVRTRIGYPVRTEDVLAGTPVRDRWDVLALHDSTEDRLTVRRVHLRGTASGRSVLVLSFGARQQPLDASLVPGTTLDADVHLYPGSAAVRGIVGTRYAEPDMLGDAAGESIADAVARWAGAVAADPWTTEIPVVLDAVTVLPSGGGGTTGWRVVDPSGTTLPVHASSSLWVLLAVAGGHPVTVVGDLEHHTLHARSVRTVDGLVTL; encoded by the coding sequence GTGTCCACACCTTGGAGCCCTGAACAAGTGCTCGCGGCTGCGCCCGACGCCGCGTCCGTCGCCGCCGGGCGCAAGCTGTCGGGCCCCGCGTCCTGGACCGAGACCGGGGCGAGCGCGAGCCCGCACGCGCTCTGGGGACTGTGTGCGGGGTCCGGAAAGAAGCCGTACCAGACGGTGATCGACCTCGCGGTCCTCGCGTTCAAGTGCTCGTGCCCGAGCAGGAAGTTCCCGTGCAAGCACTCGCTCGGGCTCCTCCTCCTGTGGTCGAGCGGAAACGTGCCGGACCAGGACGCACCGAGCGCCTTCGCGGCGGAGTGGCTCGAAGCACGCGAGAAGCGGGCCGCCCGCCCCGCCGCAGCAGCGGGGGCTGCGCCCGCGGACCCCGCGGCCGCGGCCCGGCGCACCGCGCGGCGGGGGGAGCAGGTCTCTGGCGGCGTCGCGGACCTCGACCTGTGGCTGCGTGACCAGGCCCGGACCGGGATCGCCGGCGCGGACCATGCCGGGTACGCCCTCACCGAGCCTGTCGCAGCGCGGCTCGTCGACGCTCAGGCGCCAGGCCTGGCCGGAGCCGTCCGGCAGCTGTCCAGCGTCGCCGCGTCCGGGGACGGCTGGCCCGGACGGCTGCTAGAAGACCTCGCGCTGCTCCGGCTCCTCGTCGTGGCCCACCAGCGGCTCGACTCGCTGCCCGCAGACCTCGCAGCCACGGTCCGCACCCGGATCGGCTACCCCGTCCGTACGGAGGATGTCCTCGCCGGTACACCGGTGCGCGACCGGTGGGACGTCCTCGCGCTGCACGACTCGACCGAGGACCGGCTCACGGTGCGGCGCGTCCACCTCCGGGGCACCGCGAGCGGACGCAGCGTGCTCGTCCTCTCGTTCGGCGCACGGCAGCAGCCGCTCGACGCGTCGCTCGTGCCGGGGACCACCCTCGACGCCGACGTCCACCTCTACCCCGGCTCGGCAGCGGTGCGGGGCATCGTCGGGACGCGGTACGCCGAGCCGGACATGCTCGGTGACGCTGCGGGCGAGAGCATCGCCGACGCGGTGGCCCGGTGGGCCGGCGCCGTCGCTGCCGACCCGTGGACCACGGAGATCCCCGTGGTGCTCGACGCCGTGACCGTCCTTCCGTCGGGCGGCGGGGGCACCACCGGCTGGCGGGTCGTCGACCCGTCAGGGACGACGTTGCCCGTGCACGCGAGCAGCAGCCTCTGGGTCCTGCTCGCTGTCGCGGGCGGTCACCCGGTGACCGTGGTCGGCGATCTCGAGCACCACACGCTGCACGCACGGTCGGTGCGTACCGTCGACGGGCTGGTGACACTGTGA
- a CDS encoding ATP-binding protein gives MTITPAVPLLRPHAEQAFADELGALAALDDRPRPPAWSMSPWAVVTYLLGGVLPDGTVITPKYVGPRRLMEVAVATLATDRALLLLGVPGTAKTWVSEHLAAAVCGESTLLVQGTSGTAEEAIRYGWNYARLLAEGPTPEALVPSPVLTAMRDAKIARVEELTRIPSDVQDALITILSEKSLPVPELGTEVQAAKGFNVIATANDRDRGVNELSSALRRRFNTVVLPLPASEQEEVDIVTRRVEQLGSALELPEVPAAAEEIRRVVTVFRELRSGRTLDGRTSLKTPSGTLSTAEAISVVTNGLALAAHFGDGVLRSGDIAAGIIGSVIKDPVADKAIWFEYLEAVVRERDGWNDFYGACREISG, from the coding sequence GTGACCATCACCCCCGCCGTGCCTCTGCTGCGCCCGCACGCCGAGCAGGCGTTCGCCGACGAGCTCGGTGCGCTCGCCGCGCTCGACGACCGTCCGCGCCCGCCCGCCTGGTCTATGTCTCCGTGGGCGGTCGTGACCTACCTGCTCGGTGGGGTCCTGCCCGACGGGACCGTCATCACCCCCAAGTACGTCGGTCCGCGCCGGCTCATGGAGGTGGCCGTCGCCACGCTCGCGACCGACCGCGCCCTGCTGCTCCTCGGGGTCCCCGGCACCGCGAAGACCTGGGTGAGCGAGCACCTCGCCGCTGCCGTCTGCGGGGAGTCCACGCTCCTCGTCCAAGGGACGTCCGGCACCGCGGAAGAAGCGATCCGGTACGGGTGGAACTACGCGCGCCTGCTGGCGGAGGGCCCGACACCCGAGGCGCTCGTGCCCTCGCCCGTGCTCACGGCGATGCGGGACGCGAAGATCGCCCGCGTCGAAGAGCTCACGCGCATCCCGTCCGACGTCCAGGACGCGCTCATCACGATCCTGTCCGAGAAGTCCCTCCCGGTCCCTGAGCTCGGCACCGAGGTCCAGGCCGCAAAGGGCTTCAACGTCATCGCGACCGCCAACGACCGCGACCGCGGCGTCAACGAGCTCTCCTCGGCGCTGCGGCGACGGTTCAACACCGTGGTCCTCCCGCTGCCCGCGAGCGAGCAGGAAGAGGTCGACATCGTCACCCGGCGCGTCGAGCAGCTGGGCAGCGCGCTCGAGCTTCCCGAGGTCCCCGCCGCAGCCGAAGAGATCCGTCGGGTCGTGACCGTGTTCCGCGAGCTGCGCTCCGGTCGCACCCTCGACGGGCGCACGAGCCTCAAGACCCCCTCCGGGACGCTCTCGACCGCAGAGGCGATCTCCGTGGTGACCAACGGGCTCGCCCTCGCCGCGCACTTCGGCGACGGCGTGCTGCGGTCCGGCGACATCGCCGCCGGGATCATCGGTTCTGTCATCAAGGACCCCGTCGCGGACAAGGCCATCTGGTTCGAGTACCTCGAAGCCGTGGTCCGAGAGCGCGACGGCTGGAACGACTTCTACGGGGCGTGCCGAGAGATCAGCGGATGA
- a CDS encoding DUF5682 family protein encodes MTEVLAAPGTDAGAVPPPGADETGAPQVEVMGVRHHGPGSARAVVAALDRLRPDVILVEGPADADPLAALGDHPGLVPPVALLAYETGSPSVAAFWPFAVFSPEWQALVWAAAHDVPVRFCDLPTSAVLGGPGPDTAEAETPLGDETSQEPAPSEIPAPSEVPSAPEGADLSETSAAGVRRDPIAALAAAAGYTDPERWWDDVVEARRDAPTPFPVLTEAMAELRAAAAPLPDDEQQREDRREAFMRQTLRATLKGGARRVAVVCGAWHAPALDGKLPPAATDVRTLRGLPRRATSVTWVPWTSSRLARASGYGAGITSPGWYHHLFVSDDDVVARWLVKVARVLREQDLPVSSAHVIEAVRLADALASMRGRPVAGLEEVTEATRAVLCDGDDTLLGLVTGRLVVGEILGEVPDSVPTVPLAADLRTVSRRLRLPQEALERTVELDLRKPNDLARSRLLHRLTLLGVGWGTPAASRTRSTGTFRETWSVQWRPELSVSLVEASLWGTTILAAATARAVDTAVHGTLPQITALVEQCLLADLPDALAPLLDQLDVRAAHDEDILHLAGALPPLVRAERYTDVRGTDTAGLARVADALLVRLCAMLPAAVTNLDDDAARDLRTALDAVHEAVVLRDVDGAGRALWLRSLLVVADRSEGPHPVSGVLGGRATRLLRDVGHLTPAESAVRLGRSLSVGTPAPTKAAWIEGFFDGGGLLLVNDPELLGLLDAWITDLTEDAFVDVLPLLRRTFGTFAAPERRAVGDAARRRTGSTPAVPTTFRALDLDEAQVGPAIATVALILGAP; translated from the coding sequence ATGACCGAGGTGCTCGCCGCGCCCGGGACCGACGCGGGCGCCGTCCCACCGCCCGGCGCCGACGAGACAGGCGCGCCGCAGGTCGAGGTCATGGGTGTGCGCCACCACGGACCAGGATCGGCCCGCGCGGTCGTCGCCGCGCTGGACCGGCTCCGCCCGGACGTGATCCTCGTCGAAGGTCCGGCAGACGCGGACCCGCTCGCGGCCCTCGGCGACCACCCGGGCCTGGTGCCTCCCGTCGCGCTGCTCGCCTACGAGACCGGGTCCCCGTCCGTCGCGGCGTTCTGGCCCTTCGCGGTCTTCTCCCCCGAGTGGCAGGCTCTCGTCTGGGCCGCGGCGCACGACGTCCCGGTGCGGTTCTGCGACCTGCCGACCTCCGCGGTCCTCGGCGGACCGGGCCCGGACACTGCGGAGGCCGAGACCCCCCTCGGCGACGAGACGTCCCAGGAGCCCGCGCCGTCGGAGATCCCCGCGCCCTCCGAGGTGCCCTCTGCGCCCGAGGGCGCCGACCTCTCCGAGACCTCAGCCGCCGGCGTGCGTCGCGACCCGATCGCCGCTCTCGCCGCAGCAGCGGGCTACACCGACCCAGAGCGCTGGTGGGACGACGTCGTGGAAGCACGGCGTGACGCCCCGACACCCTTTCCCGTCCTCACCGAGGCGATGGCCGAGCTCCGGGCCGCTGCGGCGCCGCTCCCCGACGACGAGCAGCAGCGCGAGGACCGTCGTGAAGCCTTCATGCGTCAGACGCTGCGGGCCACGCTCAAGGGCGGCGCGCGACGCGTCGCGGTCGTGTGCGGCGCGTGGCACGCACCGGCGCTGGACGGCAAGCTCCCACCAGCGGCCACCGACGTCCGGACGCTGCGCGGGCTCCCCCGCCGCGCCACCTCCGTGACCTGGGTCCCGTGGACCTCCTCCCGGCTCGCCCGCGCCTCCGGCTACGGCGCAGGCATCACCTCGCCGGGCTGGTACCACCACCTGTTCGTCAGCGACGACGACGTCGTCGCGCGATGGCTCGTCAAGGTCGCACGCGTCCTGCGCGAGCAGGACCTCCCCGTCTCCTCCGCGCACGTCATCGAAGCAGTCCGCCTCGCGGACGCGCTGGCGTCCATGCGCGGGCGGCCCGTCGCCGGGCTCGAGGAGGTGACCGAGGCGACGCGAGCGGTGCTGTGCGACGGCGACGACACGCTCCTGGGGCTCGTCACCGGCCGGCTCGTGGTCGGCGAGATCCTGGGAGAGGTACCAGACAGCGTCCCGACCGTGCCTCTCGCCGCCGACCTGCGCACCGTCTCGCGCCGGCTGCGACTGCCGCAAGAAGCCCTCGAACGCACCGTCGAGCTCGACCTCCGCAAGCCCAACGACCTCGCCCGGTCACGTCTCCTGCACCGCCTGACGCTCCTCGGCGTCGGATGGGGGACCCCGGCAGCCTCGCGGACCCGCAGCACCGGTACGTTCCGCGAGACCTGGTCGGTCCAGTGGCGTCCCGAGCTCTCGGTCTCGCTCGTCGAAGCGTCGCTGTGGGGCACGACGATCCTCGCCGCAGCCACCGCACGCGCGGTCGACACCGCCGTGCACGGGACACTGCCGCAGATCACCGCGCTCGTGGAGCAGTGCCTGCTCGCCGACCTCCCCGACGCGCTCGCCCCGCTGCTCGACCAGCTCGACGTGCGGGCCGCCCACGACGAGGACATCCTGCACCTCGCCGGTGCGCTGCCCCCGCTGGTGCGAGCCGAGCGGTACACCGACGTCCGCGGCACAGACACCGCCGGGCTGGCCCGGGTCGCTGACGCGCTCCTCGTCCGTCTGTGCGCCATGCTGCCGGCAGCCGTGACCAACCTCGACGACGACGCCGCCCGCGACCTGCGCACCGCGCTCGACGCCGTCCACGAGGCTGTCGTCCTGCGCGACGTCGACGGTGCCGGGCGGGCCCTGTGGTTGCGCAGCCTGCTCGTCGTCGCCGACCGCTCAGAAGGCCCGCACCCGGTCTCCGGCGTGCTGGGCGGGCGAGCCACCCGCCTGCTCCGCGACGTCGGACACCTCACCCCTGCCGAGTCCGCGGTCCGGCTCGGGCGGTCGCTGTCCGTCGGCACCCCGGCGCCGACCAAGGCCGCCTGGATCGAAGGGTTCTTCGACGGTGGCGGGCTGCTCCTCGTCAACGACCCCGAGCTCCTCGGTCTGCTCGACGCCTGGATCACCGACCTGACCGAGGACGCGTTCGTCGATGTCCTGCCCCTGCTCCGACGCACGTTCGGGACCTTCGCCGCACCGGAACGACGCGCCGTCGGCGACGCAGCCCGTCGACGCACAGGCTCCACGCCCGCCGTCCCGACGACGTTCCGTGCCCTCGACCTCGACGAGGCGCAGGTCGGCCCGGCGATCGCGACGGTCGCCCTCATCCTGGGAGCACCATGA